A region of the Acinetobacter defluvii genome:
TTTAAACCACGGCTAGATTTATCAAAATCATCACAATATTCGCTTGGACCTTTGACTTTGATCAAGCGACCATCAGATTTATAACACCAAGCATGGAACGGACAGGTAAAGGTTGATTTGTTACCTTTTGCTACACGAGTCAAGGTCGCACCACGATGCTCACAAGCATTGACCAGAGCATGCAGTTGACCTGAACCATCACGGCTGATGATCATCGGTTGACGACCAATTTGTACGGTGACAAAGTCATTATTATTTGGAATTTCACTTTCATGGCAGGCATAGATCCATACTTTTTCAAAAATATGTTCCATTTCCAAGTCGAATAACTCTGCTTCTGTGAACATTTCACGAGCAATGCGATACACGCCATCTTCAGGACGGAAATCCAAACAATTATTAACAAATTCTTGCCATTGGGCAGTATTGCGAGCTTCCATTCGTTATTCTCCATTTCAATACATCTTTGAGATGATTGAAACCCGAATCAGATATTGGCTCTATCCACTTTTTCCGTTTCTTTATCCAATCAGTGCATTTATTGAAAATTTAAGCAAATTCATCTCGAATGGCAGACAAACATTATCAACTGCCTAAAATCTCTTTATAATAGTGCCCATTCTTTTCGAGTTGTGTTTGTTGAAATATTGAAATTTCATTGATCAACTCGTTTTTCTATTTTTAGTCAATTGCTACAATTCGACTGATTTAAATATTTTGAAATTTATGTGCTTGTAAATACACATAAAAGCTTTAGGTGCTCACATGGAAATCAAAGTCAATTATCTCGACAATCTTCGACAAGAGGCGAAGTTTGATGACTTCACGGTGATTGCCGATCAGCCAATTCGTTATAAAGGCGATGGCTCTGCACCAGGTCCATTTGACTACTTTTTAGCATCATCAGCATTGTGTGCAGCGTACTTTGTGAAAGTCTATTGTGCTGCACGTGATATTCCTACCGATAATATTCGCCTATCTCAAAATAATATTGTTGATCCAGAAAACCGTTATAAACAAATTTTTAAAATTCAGGTCGAATTACCTGCGGACATTTCAGATAAAGACCGCCAAGGCATTTTGCGCTCAATAGACCGTTGCACTGTGAAGAAAGTCATTCAAACGGGACCTGAATTTGTCATTGAAGAAGTTGAAAGCATTGATGCAGATGCACAAGCTTTGCTCATGCCTGATTTAGCAAAAGAAACTACCACGTTTATTCATGGAAAAGATCTGCCTTTAGAAGAAACCATTGCCAATATGTCTGGAATTTTGGCAGGTTTAGGCATGAAAATAGAGATTTCTTCATGGCGGAATATTGTCCCGAACGTATGGTCGTTACATATCCGTGATGCACAATCTCCGATGTGTTTTACTAACGGTAAAGGCTCAACTAAAGAAAGCGCTTTGGCTTCGGCTTTGGGTGAGTTTATTGAGCGTCTGAATTGTAACTTCTTCTATAACGATCAGTTTTGGGGTGAAGACATTGCAAATGCTGAGTTTGTGCATTATCCAGATGAAAAATGGTTTCAGCCTGGTGCAAATGGTGAATTACCGACTGAAATTTTAGATGATTATACGCGTGAAATTTATGATCCTGAAAATGAACTTTTAGGCACACATTTATATGATACCAACTCAGGCAATAAAGTACGTGGCATTTGTTCATTACCATTTGTACGACAGTCAGATGGTGAAACGGTGTATTTCCCATCGAATCTGATTGAAAACTTATATCTTTCCAATGGGATGAGCGCAGGTAATACCTTAGCGGAAGCGCAGGTGCAGTGTTTGTCTGAGATTTTTGAGCGTGCGGTGAAACGTGACATTATCCAAGGTGAAATCGCATTACCTGATGTGCCTGAAGCAGTTTTGGCAAAATATCCAAAAATTGTAGAAGGCATTAAAGGCTTAGAAGAACAAGGCTTTCCTGTTTTAGTCAAAGATGCATCACTTGGCGGGAAATATCCTGTGATGTGTGTCACCTTGATGAATCCTCGCACCGGTGGGTTTTTTGCATCATTTGGTGCACATCCAAAATTTGAAGTGGCTTTAGAGCGTAGCTTAACTGAGTTGTTACAAGGGCGTAGTTTTGAAGGTTTAAACGATTTGCCAAAACCAACTTTTAGTAGCAATGCTGTGACTGAACCGAATAATTATGTTGAACATTTTATTGATTCAAGCGGTGTCGTATCATGGAAATTCTTTAGTTCGCAGTCAGATTATGACTTTGTGGAATGGGACTTTACAGGCAATGGTGATAATGAAGCCGAAGCTGCAACCTTGTTCGGTATTTTAGAGGATATGGGCAAAGATGCTTATATGGCGGTGTATCAGCATTTGGGTGCAACTGCTTGCCGTGTCTTAGTGCCTGATTATTCTGAAATTTATTTGGTTGAAGATTTGATTTGGGACAATACCAACAAAGCATTGGATTTCCGTGAAGATATTTTAAATATTCACCGTTTGGATGAAGAACAGCTTGCAGCTTTGGTTGAGCGTTTAGAAGAAGTTGAGGTTGATGATTATACGGATATTGTGACTTTAATCGGGATTGAGTTTGATGATAATACCGTATGGGGACAATTGACTGTTTTGGAGCTTAAACTTCTAATTTATATTGCATTGCAAGAATTTGAAGCAGCGAAAGATTTGGTTGAACAATTTTTACAATACAATACCAATACGGTAGAGCGTGGTTTGTTCTATCAATGTATGAATGTGGTCTTAGAAGTTGAGCTGGATGATGAACTTGACCTGAATGATTATGAGCACAATTTCCGACGTATGTTTGGTGATGAACGTATGGATGCGGTGATTGGCTCAATGGAAGGTAGCATTCGTTTTTATGGCTTAACTGAAACCAATATGCAACTTGAAGGTTTAGATCGCCATTTACGTTTAATTGATAGCTATAAAAAACTGCATGCAGCGCGTGCAAGATTTGTGGCTGCCTCTAAAGGTTAATTTATGCACAAAAAAAGCGTGAATTTATCACGCTTTTTTTGTATTTTTTAAAGTGTTTTAATACGATTTAAGGCTTCTTCAATGGCTTTGTCTTTTAACTCTGCACCCATATTGACACCTTCTGCACGAATAATTTGAATATCAGTCACACCTGTAAAATTCAGTACAGTGGTTAATAAACCTTCTTGGAAATCCATAGGGTTATTTTCACCATAAATACCCCCACGACTACTGGCAATATAAGCTTTTTTGTCGCCTGCTAAACCGATTGAACCATTCTCAGTATATTTAAAGGTTCTGCCTGCAACACTGATACGGTCAATCCATGCTTTTAAGGTCGATGCCAAACCAAAATTATACATGGCAGCACCAATCACCACGATGTCGGCATTCAGATATTGTTGAATTAACTTTTCATTGAGCTGGCTTTGTTCTGTATTTTGACCCATTAAAATTTCAGCAGTTAAATGTGGAATAGGTTGAGTCGCAAGGTCTAAGTATTCAACATTCAAGTCGGTATTTTGTTGCTGTAACTGAGTGATAATCGCTTGACTCAACTGGCGGGAAATCGAAGCATCACCTAAAATACTTGAATCAATATGTAGAGCGTTCATGTTAAGACCTTGATATATAAAACATGAAATTGAATATATCAAAAATAGAAAGGCTTAAAATCTATAAAGTTATGACACAGTATTCTATTTATAGAACACACTAATTTTGAATGAGTTTAAATATTTCAAATATTCTCTATGATATTTTTCTACTTTTGCATTTATTGTATAATATCTGTACCATTAAGTGAGCGGTAGTCACGGTATATTCTCAGCACCCATTGACCTACAATACGGTCTCTCAGTTCTTGCCGCTGTTGTGATGCAACTTCAGGTAATCTTGAGTCAGCCCAAGGACTGTTATTCGGTCCAATCAATGGTGCAAGCATACTTGCCGCAGTTAAATCAGCCAAACTAAATTGATTGTTTACTAAATAATTTCTTTCATTTCCATTTAAGTGTCGTTCTAATAAGTCTAGCGCATCGTTTACTTTTTGATTTGAATTTATCACTTGTGGTTCATAAATTTGAAAGGTTTTTCGGATCATTAGTCTTAAAATGCTTTCCCTATAATGGGTTATGCAGCGTTGCAATGGACTATATCCAGTAAAATTAAAAAAAATCTCCACGATTTCAGGTTGTTGTATAACCATACTCCAACACAGCCTACGCACATGATCACCAAGTTCATCAAAATATTGTTCATATTCCAATACTTGTTTTTGTATTGCGAGTTCAGAGGGAATCAGTGGAAATTGTGAATATAGATTTTCCAAATATAATGCAATATTTGTTGAATCCCCAATGACTCGTTGATCATCTCGTAGAATGGGAAGGCTTCTTTGTTGAGCAATTGCCCATGCAGAAAATACATGCAGTCCAGGTAAGAGGTTGTTACATGAATAATCTAAACCTTTAAAATCCAAATTCCATCGCATTTTTTCACAATAAAGTGAGAGTGGAAATTGATAAAGAATTCTTTTGCTTTTTTTCATCGATTTTCATTTTTATTTTGAAGATATTTTGATAGTACAGAACTCAGAATAACTTAAGCAATAGTAAAATTTTAAGATTTTAGTGAAAATAAGTCATCGATTTTTAAAGAACACAATATGCTCTGATCATTATAAAATTTGTCCCAAATTAAAAAGCCAAATAAGTATACTTCTTTGGCTTTAAAGGATTTAGAATCAATCACTTGAGTTACTGAACTTTTGCAGGGAAACCATCTTCTGCTAATGCTTCAGTAATTTTGTCTGTACTTGCAGTTGTTTCTACCGTCACGATTTTAGTGGTCAAATCTACATCCACTTTTGCATTAGCATCAATATCTTGAATTGTTGCTGTTACACCACGTGCACAACCACCACAAGTCATATTTTCAATGAAGAGTTTCATATTCATTCTCCTAGAACATTATTTTCTGACTTAAGTCTAAACCTTATCATGATGGTAAGGTCAAGGTTTAAATTGAGTCGAAAAATGATTAAAATAAGTAATGCACATAGATAATCTCCTATATTTAAAATAAGTATGACTAAAATGAATGATGAAATAAAAATTGCAATCGTTGGCGTTGGCGGTCGAATGGGACGCTATTTGCTAAAAATTTTTAATAATTCGATTTAATTAGAATGCCTTATAGAAAAACCCGCCTTTAAAGGGCGGGTTTAATTTATCAACTTTTACATTGATGTTTTAAAACACGGCACAATAAGACCAGGGAAAATCTTTATCGCATTGTTTTAATGCAACAATTATCGCTAAAAAATCTTTGAACTAATTATCATTTTTAGCCATTTTTATGTCATTTTCTGACAATTTAACCTTTACTGAACCACAAAACACTTCTTGGGTCATACCTGACGCAACAAATGACTGCTGTTGGCGCTCTAAAAACTGATTGGCAATGATGAGCATCAGATTTGCAGTATCTAAATTTAGATTATTTTTAGAAATATCTGCAATTTGTTGATAGGCATATAAGCGTGTACAAAAAGCTTGCTTTTGTGCAGACGCATCTGCATTTTCAGACTCATCTAGTACTTTTTTGGTTGCATTGACTTTATTGGTAAACTGGTCAATCAATTGGTTATATTGATCTTGTGTCAAATTCTGATTTTTGAATTTTAAATTTTCTTGGGCAAAGGTCAATGTTGCACTCAATAAACTGATCACAAAGAAAATCTGTGCGCAAGTTTTCAAAATTCTTATTTTCATTGGCTTAGAATGCATCTGCTTTCCATACATCTTCATATTCATCAGCATCAATCATAAAACGGAATCCTTGTTCTAATGCCAAATATGGAATAGCGTCTGGAAAAATATCCTCTAACTCTTTAACCGTCACCAATTCAAAGTCGTCCTGATCAGCAGCAATTTCTCCACCGTAAATAAACCATGCCACCTGATTTTCATCAGGCGCTTTACGCAGACCGACAATCGGTTCTTGGTTTAATGTGTGTTTTGCAATGGCAACCACATCTGTTTCATTTACTTTGATATAGCGAGAGTCAAACTCTTCACATACCAATTTTTGTTCTTCAATAAAATCTTGCAACATGAGGTATTTCACACAAATAAGTTTGTTTTAAATTCTATGCATTTCAAGGTAGATGTACAATGCAGCATAAGGAAAATAACTGAATTAATTTTAGTAAGCTTATGCATTTGTTTTTAATTTAAAATCTACTCTCTAACATGACAAAACCCCGAAAATTCGGGGTTTTGTCACTTCTATCCATAGTATGCGGTTTAAAAAACTATTTCTGTTGACCTTGTTGCTGTTGAGCATTTTGTTGACGTTGTTGATCAGATTGTTGCTGCTGTTGTTTCTGATCATTCTGTTGGTTGTGCTGTTTTTGCCCTTGTTGGTCAGATTGTTGTTGCTGACCATTGTGTTGGTTATGCTGATTGTTTTGATTAGCCATTTTCATCATCTTCCTTTTAAATTATGGGAATGCCGTATGAATAACGACAAGACTTACTTTAAAACTTTTTCAGAGCTGGACAAGCACACAAATGTGTCATTTTTAAACAATGTAAGCTTTAAAATATAAGTCTTTCAATTCAAAAAGACTTTTAAATGTCGAAATTACGTTGGTTACTTAAGTCAATTCAAGTTTATTTTCTCGTTACATTACATAATTTTTTATTCATAAAAATAGAGCTTATAAAGGCTAAACGCAATAAAGACATTCTCACCCTAAAATATCATCGCAACACAACAATAATGTTTTGCCAATGCGCTTTTTTATAAAGGAGATGCAATCTGCTTAGTCCTCATACAGCCACTGAGCAATTCGGTCAATTTCAAATAGATCTAGTTTTTGATCCTCATCAATTTTTTTGAATGCCATGTCTAATATAGGTTTAAGCAGATGGCTAATAATTATGGTTACTCTTAAAAAGTAAACATTCAGCTTTGCTGTGAGTAAAAAATGATAATTTTTAATCATTGTATATTTGTAATGATGCGTACATTATCTATACTAGAGTTTGAGTGCTATAAGTATATAAATGTATTGAAAATAAATTTAAGAATCTATTTTTTAAAGTTATTTTTTATATTTCTAAGAATGAATGGATATTTTAAGAACATCTTTTAGTGTCAGTTTAAAAATGAAGAAAATATTTGCTCGTTATCAAATATAAGCAATATTTATTTTAGTCATCTCTTGAGTCTTAAAAAATTGTGTAATTTAAATCATTTTTATTCAAATTGCACAAAGTTATCCTTATTTCTATAGAATTATTTATCTTAACTTTGGCTGATTATACAAATTAAAACAACAGTTTTGGTCAATTAGGTTTAGACTAGAATAATTGAAAAAGATTAGAAAATTTGTCATATTTTAACATTGTTATTTAATGGCAAAATTCACAATATATAGCACATCGTCGGTATGTGATTTCTACACCAATTAAAACAAATTATAAAGTTCATGTGGAAAATTGTGCCATAATATGCAAACTTTGCAGACATCTTGCAAAGATTTTTGCAACTTTGAAATTGGAGTAGGCTCAATGAGTTCGACCATTTTGGTCATTCACGGACCAAACTTAAACTTGCTAGGAAAGCGCGAACCAGAAGTCTATGGTCACCTTACTTTAGAAGATATTAACCAACAACTTATCACTCAAGCACAGTTGTCAAATATGACATTGGACACATTCCAAAGTAACTGGGAAGGCGCTGTCGTAGATCGTATTCACCAAGCTCAACAAGAAGGCGTGAAATTCATCATTATTAACCCTGCTGCATTGACGCATACTTCAGTTGCAGTTCGGGATGCGTTATTGGGTGTTGCAATCCCTTTTATCGAAGTTCATTTGTCCAATGTGCATGCAAGAGAAGCATTTCGACATCACTCCTATTTATCCGATAAAGCCGTTGGCGTGATCTGTGGTCTAGGTGCAAAAGGATATTCTTTTGCATTGGACTATGCGATCGAAAAAATTAATTCTTCAACTCATTCATAATATTAGGAATACGAATCCATGGATATCCGCAAAATCAAAAAGCTCATCGATTTGATGATCGAATCTGACCTTCAAGCCATCGAAGTTAAAGAGGGTGATCAGTCGATTGCATTGACGCGTCGTAATCCTGTTGTTGCCGCAAGTGTTGCAGCACCAATCGCTGCTCCTGTAAGTGAAGTACCTGTTGTAAAAGCAGCATCACGTGGTGCTGTTGAAACTTCGCCAATGGTGGGTGTGTTCTATGCCGCACCTAATCCAGGTGAAGCCCCATTTGTTAATGTGGGGCAAACAATTTCTGCAGGTGAAACTTTAGGAATCATCGAAGCAATGAAAATCATGAACCCAATTGAAGCAACACAAAGCGGTGTGATTGAAGAAATTTTAGTGAAAAATGGTGATGTGATCCAATTCGGTCAACCTTTATTCCGCTACCGCGCGTAATCGCTAGGGGGTTGATATGTTGCAAAAAGTTTTAATTGCAAACCGCGGTGAAATTGCATTACGCATCACACGTGCTTGTAAAACTTTAGGGATCAAAACAGTTGGGATCTATTCCGATGCTGACAAAGATTTGATGCATTTACGTTTTGTTGATGAAGCAGTTTGCATCGGTCCAGGCGCAAGCAGCGAAAGTTATTTAAATATTCCTGCAATCATTACAGCAGCAGAAATTACGGGTGCTGATGCCATCCATCCGGGCTATGGTTTCTTATCTGAAAATGCGGAATTTGCTGAAATTGTAGAAAGCTCTGGCTTTATTTTCATTGGTCCTCGTCCTGAACACATCCGTTTGATGGGAAATAAAGTTTCAGCGATTATGGCAATGCGTAAAGCAGGTGTGCCGACTGTTCCCGGTTCTGCTCATGCAGTAACACCAAATAATGCTTTGGCTGAAGCCAAAGAAATTGGTTTTCCATTGATCGTGAAAGCGGCTTCTGGCGGTGGTGGTCGTGGTATGCGTATCGTTGAACGTGTGGATACTTTACTTGAATCCGTTCAGGCAGCGCAACGTGATGCTGAAATGTGGTTTGGTGATGATACGGTCTATATGGAGCGTTTTTTACAAAAACCTCGCCATGTGGAAGTGCAAGTATTAGCAGATGGTAATGGTCATGCCGTACATTTATATGACCGTGACTGTTCATTACAACGTCGTCATCAAAAAGTACTTGAAGAAGCACCTGCACCAGGTTTACCAGAGGAAGCACGTGCACATATTTTAGAAGCATGTGTCAATGCATGTAAACTTATGCAATATCGTGGCGCAGGCACATTTGAATTCCTATTTGAAGAGGGTGAGTTCTTCTTTATTGAAATGAATACCCGTGTTCAGGTTGAACATCCTGTGTCAGAAATGGTGACAGGTATAGACATTATTGAACAGCAATTAAGGATTGCAGCAGGTTTAGGCTTGAATCTTCAACAAGAAGATATTCATGTTCAAGGACATGCGATTGAGTGTCGTATCAATGCTGAAGATCCTTCAACCTTCTTACCTTCACCGGGTAAAATTGAAAATTTTTATACCCCAGGTGGAGCAGGAATTCGTTTAGATTCTCATATTTATCAGGGTTATAGCATTCCACCATACTATGATTCTATGATTGCTAAACTAATTTCACATGGTAAAGATCGTGATACTGCGATCGCACGTATGAAACAAGCTTTAGATGAAATGATTTTGACAGGTATCAAAACTAATATTCCATTACACAAAGACTTGATCTTGCAAGATAAAAATTTTTGTGAACAAGCTATGGATATTCATTACCTTGAAAAACACTTGCTTAAACAAGTGCAAGGCCATGAAAATGATGCTTAAGACTTTTACTTAGATCAATACATAGAATCCCAATTTACAAGAATGCCAGTTAGTTAAGCTAATTGGCATTCTTGTATTTATAGGTTTTTCTTAAAAAATAGATTGGAAATATTGTAAACAGACCATTATGGAACTCATCTTTTTAGCTGCATTGTGCAGCGTTTTAGTATCGATTCTCTTAAAATTTGCTAAAAGTAAAGGTTTTGATGC
Encoded here:
- the aroQ gene encoding type II 3-dehydroquinate dehydratase; this encodes MSSTILVIHGPNLNLLGKREPEVYGHLTLEDINQQLITQAQLSNMTLDTFQSNWEGAVVDRIHQAQQEGVKFIIINPAALTHTSVAVRDALLGVAIPFIEVHLSNVHAREAFRHHSYLSDKAVGVICGLGAKGYSFALDYAIEKINSSTHS
- the accB gene encoding acetyl-CoA carboxylase biotin carboxyl carrier protein, whose amino-acid sequence is MDIRKIKKLIDLMIESDLQAIEVKEGDQSIALTRRNPVVAASVAAPIAAPVSEVPVVKAASRGAVETSPMVGVFYAAPNPGEAPFVNVGQTISAGETLGIIEAMKIMNPIEATQSGVIEEILVKNGDVIQFGQPLFRYRA
- the accC gene encoding acetyl-CoA carboxylase biotin carboxylase subunit, translating into MLQKVLIANRGEIALRITRACKTLGIKTVGIYSDADKDLMHLRFVDEAVCIGPGASSESYLNIPAIITAAEITGADAIHPGYGFLSENAEFAEIVESSGFIFIGPRPEHIRLMGNKVSAIMAMRKAGVPTVPGSAHAVTPNNALAEAKEIGFPLIVKAASGGGGRGMRIVERVDTLLESVQAAQRDAEMWFGDDTVYMERFLQKPRHVEVQVLADGNGHAVHLYDRDCSLQRRHQKVLEEAPAPGLPEEARAHILEACVNACKLMQYRGAGTFEFLFEEGEFFFIEMNTRVQVEHPVSEMVTGIDIIEQQLRIAAGLGLNLQQEDIHVQGHAIECRINAEDPSTFLPSPGKIENFYTPGGAGIRLDSHIYQGYSIPPYYDSMIAKLISHGKDRDTAIARMKQALDEMILTGIKTNIPLHKDLILQDKNFCEQAMDIHYLEKHLLKQVQGHENDA
- a CDS encoding OsmC domain/YcaO domain-containing protein: MEIKVNYLDNLRQEAKFDDFTVIADQPIRYKGDGSAPGPFDYFLASSALCAAYFVKVYCAARDIPTDNIRLSQNNIVDPENRYKQIFKIQVELPADISDKDRQGILRSIDRCTVKKVIQTGPEFVIEEVESIDADAQALLMPDLAKETTTFIHGKDLPLEETIANMSGILAGLGMKIEISSWRNIVPNVWSLHIRDAQSPMCFTNGKGSTKESALASALGEFIERLNCNFFYNDQFWGEDIANAEFVHYPDEKWFQPGANGELPTEILDDYTREIYDPENELLGTHLYDTNSGNKVRGICSLPFVRQSDGETVYFPSNLIENLYLSNGMSAGNTLAEAQVQCLSEIFERAVKRDIIQGEIALPDVPEAVLAKYPKIVEGIKGLEEQGFPVLVKDASLGGKYPVMCVTLMNPRTGGFFASFGAHPKFEVALERSLTELLQGRSFEGLNDLPKPTFSSNAVTEPNNYVEHFIDSSGVVSWKFFSSQSDYDFVEWDFTGNGDNEAEAATLFGILEDMGKDAYMAVYQHLGATACRVLVPDYSEIYLVEDLIWDNTNKALDFREDILNIHRLDEEQLAALVERLEEVEVDDYTDIVTLIGIEFDDNTVWGQLTVLELKLLIYIALQEFEAAKDLVEQFLQYNTNTVERGLFYQCMNVVLEVELDDELDLNDYEHNFRRMFGDERMDAVIGSMEGSIRFYGLTETNMQLEGLDRHLRLIDSYKKLHAARARFVAASKG
- a CDS encoding glutathione S-transferase family protein, producing MRWNLDFKGLDYSCNNLLPGLHVFSAWAIAQQRSLPILRDDQRVIGDSTNIALYLENLYSQFPLIPSELAIQKQVLEYEQYFDELGDHVRRLCWSMVIQQPEIVEIFFNFTGYSPLQRCITHYRESILRLMIRKTFQIYEPQVINSNQKVNDALDLLERHLNGNERNYLVNNQFSLADLTAASMLAPLIGPNNSPWADSRLPEVASQQRQELRDRIVGQWVLRIYRDYRSLNGTDIIQ
- a CDS encoding FMN-dependent NADH-azoreductase — protein: MNALHIDSSILGDASISRQLSQAIITQLQQQNTDLNVEYLDLATQPIPHLTAEILMGQNTEQSQLNEKLIQQYLNADIVVIGAAMYNFGLASTLKAWIDRISVAGRTFKYTENGSIGLAGDKKAYIASSRGGIYGENNPMDFQEGLLTTVLNFTGVTDIQIIRAEGVNMGAELKDKAIEEALNRIKTL
- a CDS encoding immunity protein Imm33 domain-containing protein, with the translated sequence MLQDFIEEQKLVCEEFDSRYIKVNETDVVAIAKHTLNQEPIVGLRKAPDENQVAWFIYGGEIAADQDDFELVTVKELEDIFPDAIPYLALEQGFRFMIDADEYEDVWKADAF
- a CDS encoding heavy-metal-associated domain-containing protein, with the translated sequence MNMKLFIENMTCGGCARGVTATIQDIDANAKVDVDLTTKIVTVETTASTDKITEALAEDGFPAKVQ